From a single Cytophagales bacterium WSM2-2 genomic region:
- a CDS encoding ABC transporter permease: MIKNYLLITFRNLLRNKAFSFINIVGLAFGISCSLIIFLWVNDELKMDAFHADKDRLYKIMENQTYSGGQIYTFSSTPGPMAPVLKERFPEIEMATRITWEETRLFQVGEKNFYEKGRFVDQDFTMMHSYPLIKGDSKTCLKDIHSIVISQKMAQKFFGDDDAMGKTFVMDAGESFTVTGILAEIPPTSSLKFDFLLPFEWYFNKNKNWLGQWGNNNIRTNILLTEKADWKLVDEKLRHEINNHTQDSKNTDLFITPLKDAYLYGKYENGKLTGGRIEQVRIFFGVGILVLVIASINFMNLTTARSTKRAKEVGLRKTVGAVKTQLTFQFMTESMMMVVFSAILAIGISYLMLPLFNDIAGKSISLDLLTGQPLIILVSVIFFTGIISGSYPALYISGFNPASVLKGQIKSGGNASMFRKILVVTQFSLSIILIISTLVVLRQLNFIRSKDIGLERNGVTYMWMKSDMRKHSEAIRQELLQDPAIESASLSSANPIDFGNSTSGLEWTGKDPKEKILFSNFSVDYNFIKTLGMQMKFGRSFKQEFTSDTANFIVNEAGAKAMGFEENAIDQPLTLWGNKKGKIIGVVKDFHFQSVHAKVDPLFMLYDSGWFNVIFVKYKPGQMTGAQAALEKINKRYAASYPFESHQLDQDWENLYKTEDRFGKLFNYFSVLSIIISCLGLFGLSAFSAEQRTKELGVRKVMGASVPGLMQLMAREFAWLVLIAALIGCPLGWYAMDWWLKSYAYHVEVGSFTLIVAAIICLAVSMLTVSYHSAKAAMVNPVRSLRYE; encoded by the coding sequence ATGATCAAAAATTACCTTCTCATTACGTTCCGAAATCTATTGAGGAACAAGGCATTTTCATTCATCAATATTGTTGGGCTCGCTTTTGGTATATCGTGTAGCCTCATCATTTTCCTGTGGGTGAATGATGAATTGAAGATGGATGCTTTCCATGCAGACAAGGACCGCTTGTACAAAATCATGGAGAACCAAACCTATTCAGGAGGTCAGATTTATACTTTTAGTTCAACTCCTGGCCCAATGGCTCCAGTGCTGAAAGAACGCTTCCCGGAAATTGAAATGGCAACGCGCATCACATGGGAAGAAACACGCCTGTTTCAGGTTGGTGAAAAGAATTTTTATGAGAAGGGTCGGTTTGTCGATCAGGATTTTACGATGATGCATTCCTATCCCCTGATAAAGGGAGATAGCAAAACTTGTTTAAAAGACATTCACTCGATTGTCATTAGTCAAAAAATGGCGCAGAAATTCTTCGGTGATGATGACGCAATGGGAAAGACTTTTGTCATGGATGCAGGAGAAAGTTTTACAGTTACAGGGATACTAGCGGAGATTCCACCTACTTCGTCCTTGAAATTCGATTTCCTATTGCCTTTTGAGTGGTATTTCAACAAAAATAAGAACTGGCTTGGCCAATGGGGCAATAATAACATCCGAACAAATATTCTTCTCACAGAGAAAGCAGACTGGAAATTGGTGGATGAAAAACTAAGACATGAAATCAATAACCATACACAAGACAGCAAAAACACAGATCTTTTTATCACACCTCTGAAAGATGCATATCTCTATGGAAAGTATGAAAACGGGAAACTGACAGGTGGAAGAATCGAACAGGTGAGGATATTTTTCGGGGTTGGAATTTTGGTGCTGGTTATTGCGAGTATCAACTTCATGAACTTGACTACAGCACGATCGACCAAGCGGGCAAAGGAAGTCGGGCTGCGTAAAACGGTTGGGGCGGTTAAAACCCAGTTGACTTTCCAGTTCATGACCGAGTCAATGATGATGGTTGTCTTTTCTGCTATCCTGGCTATCGGAATCAGTTATCTGATGCTGCCACTTTTCAATGACATTGCGGGGAAAAGCATTTCACTTGATTTACTGACGGGACAACCGTTGATCATTCTGGTGTCAGTGATTTTTTTCACAGGAATCATATCAGGAAGTTATCCGGCATTGTACATCTCTGGTTTTAACCCGGCGAGTGTTTTAAAGGGGCAGATCAAAAGCGGAGGCAACGCGTCCATGTTCCGTAAGATTTTAGTTGTAACTCAATTCTCACTTTCAATTATTTTGATCATCAGCACATTGGTCGTGCTCCGCCAGTTGAATTTTATCCGGAGCAAGGACATAGGGCTGGAACGAAATGGTGTGACCTATATGTGGATGAAGAGCGACATGCGTAAACATTCTGAAGCTATTCGCCAGGAGTTACTACAAGATCCTGCTATTGAATCGGCCTCATTATCAAGTGCCAACCCGATTGATTTTGGGAATTCAACATCCGGGCTTGAATGGACGGGTAAGGATCCGAAAGAGAAAATACTGTTCTCCAATTTTTCAGTGGATTACAACTTCATCAAAACCCTGGGTATGCAGATGAAATTTGGACGCTCATTTAAGCAAGAGTTTACTTCAGATACAGCCAATTTTATTGTGAACGAAGCAGGAGCGAAAGCAATGGGGTTCGAAGAGAACGCGATTGACCAGCCTTTGACATTGTGGGGAAACAAGAAGGGAAAGATCATTGGTGTTGTAAAGGACTTCCATTTCCAGTCGGTACACGCTAAGGTTGACCCTTTGTTTATGCTTTATGACAGCGGTTGGTTCAATGTCATTTTTGTGAAATACAAACCAGGACAGATGACGGGTGCCCAAGCTGCCTTGGAGAAAATCAACAAGCGATATGCAGCTTCCTATCCTTTCGAATCGCATCAACTGGATCAGGACTGGGAAAATTTGTATAAGACGGAAGATCGCTTCGGAAAGCTCTTCAACTATTTTTCAGTACTCTCGATTATCATATCATGCCTTGGATTGTTTGGATTATCGGCATTTTCCGCAGAGCAACGAACTAAAGAATTGGGCGTACGCAAAGTGATGGGTGCAAGCGTTCCGGGACTAATGCAACTAATGGCGCGCGAATTTGCATGGCTCGTATTAATAGCGGCACTGATTGGATGCCCGCTAGGATGGTATGCCATGGACTGGTGGCTTAAATCATATGCTTATCATGTTGAAGTAGGAAGCTTTACTCTTATCGTAGCCGCTATCATATGCCTCGCAGTATCGATGCTGACCGTGAGCTATCATTCAGCCAAAGCGGCAATGGTAAATCCCGTAAGGAGTCTGAGATACGAGTAA
- the yozB gene encoding hypothetical protein gives MTEKPEPYKKLIIVLSVVIPVAVAALFRLKVPGYDLSFLPPVYATINGLTAILLTTSFFAIKNGNRARHELLNKICIGLSASFLVMYILYHVTSDETHYGGEGFIRYVYYFILVTHIALSVVVIPFVLFTFSRAIAGNFERHKRLAKFTFPLWLYVAVTGVIVYLMISPYYQ, from the coding sequence ATGACGGAAAAACCTGAGCCTTACAAGAAACTGATTATCGTTCTTTCAGTTGTCATCCCTGTCGCTGTTGCTGCGCTGTTCCGGTTGAAGGTTCCGGGTTATGACCTTTCATTCCTGCCACCAGTCTATGCAACTATTAATGGGTTGACGGCAATCTTGCTTACCACCTCTTTCTTTGCGATTAAGAACGGAAACCGGGCAAGACATGAATTACTGAATAAAATATGTATTGGCTTGTCGGCATCCTTCCTGGTCATGTATATCCTTTATCATGTTACCAGTGATGAAACGCATTACGGTGGAGAGGGCTTCATCCGGTATGTCTATTATTTCATCCTAGTTACACATATCGCTTTGTCAGTGGTCGTGATTCCATTTGTGCTTTTCACCTTTTCGCGCGCCATCGCGGGCAACTTTGAAAGGCACAAGCGATTGGCTAAATTTACTTTCCCATTGTGGTTATATGTTGCGGTCACCGGTGTGATCGTCTATTTGATGATAAGCCCATACTATCAATGA
- a CDS encoding cytochrome-c oxidase encodes MSIDKTIDLRLVEEPKKPLAMNPKKFGMWLFLATVMMLFMALTSAYIVRQAEGNWVYFDLPSLFYVTTVVIVVSSITMQWAYFALKKGNAAAAKMMMSITALLGLGFLVGQFIGWMQLVGNSIYLVGNPSGSFLYILTGLHGLHVISAVIFLLLMVSAIFSGKAHAGNMTKMEMCATYWHFLGGLWLYLFIFLLLYR; translated from the coding sequence ATGAGTATAGATAAAACTATTGATTTGAGACTTGTAGAGGAGCCTAAAAAGCCGTTGGCCATGAACCCGAAGAAATTTGGTATGTGGCTTTTCCTTGCTACAGTGATGATGCTCTTCATGGCGCTTACGTCAGCGTATATTGTGAGGCAGGCAGAGGGTAACTGGGTTTACTTCGATCTGCCGTCTTTGTTCTATGTTACTACTGTAGTTATTGTGGTAAGTAGTATAACAATGCAATGGGCATATTTCGCTCTGAAGAAAGGCAATGCTGCCGCAGCTAAAATGATGATGTCGATCACGGCATTACTTGGGCTCGGTTTTTTAGTGGGGCAGTTTATAGGATGGATGCAGTTGGTTGGCAACAGTATTTACCTCGTGGGAAATCCGTCAGGTTCATTTCTTTATATTTTGACAGGTTTACACGGACTTCACGTGATCAGCGCAGTCATCTTTTTATTGTTGATGGTGAGCGCAATTTTCAGTGGTAAAGCGCACGCAGGGAACATGACCAAAATGGAAATGTGCGCAACTTATTGGCATTTTTTAGGAGGCCTTTGGCTATATTTGTTCATCTTCTTATTATTGTACAGGTAA
- the ctaB gene encoding protoheme IX farnesyltransferase translates to MSEMISGSAQALSERPLVSSKARAYFELLKPRLSFLVAFSCAFGYGLATQGNANWTVLVMLTLGGFLLSGASVCINQIIERDLDKIMTRTMGRPIPTGRISVNEARIFSAFCLLISVIVLAIYTNPLTVVLSLVSMVLYSFVYTPLKRVGPIAVFVGAIPGALPPLLGWIAATGSISHEAMIIFGIQFIWQFPHFWAIAWVADDDYKRAGFKLLPSGGGKDLNTAIQIMVYTMFLIPLGLLPAKFGITGLNSAIVATVCGVAFFAQTFSLMKTGNRQSALRIMFGSFLYLPIVQIAYLLDKV, encoded by the coding sequence ATGAGTGAGATGATTTCAGGTTCGGCACAAGCACTTTCTGAAAGACCTTTGGTCTCTTCTAAAGCGAGAGCCTACTTCGAACTTCTTAAACCGCGCCTTTCTTTTTTGGTAGCTTTTTCTTGCGCCTTCGGTTACGGATTGGCTACTCAGGGTAACGCCAATTGGACAGTCCTTGTGATGCTCACGCTCGGAGGATTTCTTCTTTCCGGAGCATCGGTTTGCATTAACCAAATCATTGAACGGGATCTGGATAAAATCATGACGCGGACGATGGGACGTCCGATTCCAACAGGAAGAATTTCTGTTAACGAAGCCAGGATTTTCTCAGCATTCTGCTTACTCATCAGTGTGATCGTGCTTGCCATTTATACCAATCCACTCACCGTAGTGCTGTCACTCGTATCGATGGTGCTATATAGTTTTGTTTACACCCCGTTGAAGAGAGTAGGACCTATTGCAGTTTTTGTCGGTGCTATTCCTGGCGCATTGCCACCTTTATTGGGATGGATTGCGGCTACCGGTTCCATTAGCCATGAAGCGATGATCATTTTTGGTATTCAGTTCATTTGGCAATTTCCTCATTTCTGGGCCATCGCCTGGGTTGCAGATGACGACTACAAACGGGCGGGGTTTAAATTACTTCCATCGGGTGGGGGTAAGGACTTGAATACGGCAATTCAAATTATGGTTTATACCATGTTCCTGATTCCGTTGGGATTGTTACCTGCAAAATTTGGAATCACTGGCTTGAACTCCGCCATCGTAGCAACAGTTTGTGGCGTGGCTTTCTTTGCACAGACATTTTCACTAATGAAAACCGGCAACCGCCAGTCGGCACTTCGGATTATGTTTGGATCATTTTTGTATTTGCCGATTGTGCAAATAGCTTATTTGTTGGATAAAGTATGA
- the ctaD gene encoding cytochrome-c oxidase, with the protein MATMDNHAHDEHGHEHEHHGNFWTKYVFSEDHKVIAKQFLITGMAWALIGGILSVLFRLQLGFPDANLSWLKPLLGGWLTAEGKIDPEFYLALVTMHGTIMVFFVLTAGLSGTFSNFLIPLQVGARDMASGFMNMLSYWFFFASSCVMFTSLFISTGPAAGGWVIYPPLSALPQAIQGSGLGMTLWLVSMALFIVSSLLGSINYITTVINMRTNGMSFTKLPLTIWAFFLTAVIGILSFPVLFAAALLLIFDRSFGTSFYLSDIYIGGEALPNQGGSPILFQHLFWFLGHPEVYIVLLPALGITSEIIATNSRKPIFGYKAMVGSMLFIAILSFVVWAHHMFVTGMNPFLGSIFTLLTLIIAVPSAVKIFNYVTTMWKGNIKFTPAMLFSIGLVSFFLSGGITGIFLGNSAIDIQLHDTYFVVAHFHLVMGSASFFGMVAGIYHWFPKMFGRMMNDKLGYIHFWLTFVGVYLVFFPMHYIGIAGFPRRYYTWTNFETFSGFADLNSLVTIAAIVTFGAQMIFLFNFIYSIFRGRLAPANPWDSNTLEWTTPRHPQHGNWPGEIPTVYRWPYDYSKPGAKEDFIPQHIPFSETPESNLPHENEQIKLEGMDGTIIVEEKKHH; encoded by the coding sequence ATGGCAACAATGGATAATCATGCACACGATGAACATGGTCACGAACATGAACATCATGGAAATTTTTGGACGAAGTATGTATTCAGTGAGGATCATAAAGTAATCGCGAAGCAATTCCTGATTACCGGTATGGCATGGGCTCTGATTGGTGGTATCCTGTCAGTACTGTTCCGTCTTCAATTAGGTTTTCCTGATGCCAATCTTTCCTGGCTGAAGCCTCTTCTTGGGGGATGGCTCACTGCGGAAGGAAAAATAGATCCTGAGTTTTATCTCGCATTAGTAACCATGCATGGTACGATCATGGTGTTCTTCGTATTGACTGCCGGATTGAGTGGTACATTCAGTAATTTCTTGATTCCATTGCAGGTTGGAGCACGCGACATGGCCTCTGGTTTCATGAACATGCTTTCTTACTGGTTCTTCTTTGCATCCAGCTGTGTGATGTTTACGTCGCTTTTCATTTCTACAGGACCTGCAGCAGGTGGTTGGGTAATTTATCCTCCGTTGAGTGCGCTTCCTCAAGCTATTCAAGGTTCAGGACTTGGTATGACATTGTGGTTGGTTTCAATGGCGTTGTTCATCGTGAGCTCGCTGTTAGGAAGTATCAACTACATCACAACAGTTATCAACATGCGTACCAATGGCATGTCTTTCACTAAACTGCCTCTGACGATTTGGGCATTTTTCCTGACAGCAGTAATTGGTATTCTTTCCTTCCCTGTACTTTTCGCTGCAGCATTGTTGTTAATTTTTGATAGAAGCTTTGGAACGAGCTTCTACCTGTCAGACATCTATATTGGTGGTGAGGCATTGCCGAACCAGGGTGGTAGCCCGATTTTGTTCCAGCACTTATTTTGGTTCCTCGGTCACCCCGAAGTGTACATCGTGTTGTTACCTGCTTTAGGGATTACTTCAGAAATTATTGCGACCAACTCGCGTAAACCGATCTTCGGCTACAAGGCAATGGTGGGTTCTATGCTATTTATTGCAATCCTTTCATTCGTAGTTTGGGCGCATCACATGTTTGTTACGGGTATGAACCCGTTCCTTGGGTCGATCTTTACACTTTTGACACTGATTATTGCAGTGCCATCTGCTGTGAAGATATTTAACTATGTAACCACGATGTGGAAGGGTAACATCAAGTTTACCCCGGCAATGTTATTCTCCATCGGTCTGGTATCGTTCTTTCTCTCAGGAGGTATCACAGGTATCTTTCTTGGTAACTCGGCCATTGATATTCAATTGCATGATACTTATTTCGTTGTAGCGCACTTTCACCTGGTAATGGGTAGCGCCTCGTTCTTCGGAATGGTGGCGGGTATTTACCACTGGTTCCCGAAGATGTTTGGCCGCATGATGAACGACAAACTTGGATACATTCATTTCTGGCTGACTTTCGTTGGCGTATACTTGGTATTCTTCCCTATGCACTACATCGGTATTGCAGGTTTCCCTCGCAGATACTATACATGGACAAACTTCGAAACCTTCAGTGGGTTTGCAGACCTGAACTCGCTGGTGACCATAGCCGCAATTGTGACTTTTGGAGCTCAGATGATTTTCTTATTCAACTTCATCTATAGCATCTTCCGTGGACGCCTGGCTCCGGCCAACCCTTGGGATTCTAACACGTTGGAATGGACAACTCCAAGACATCCTCAACATGGCAACTGGCCTGGAGAGATTCCAACAGTATATCGCTGGCCATACGACTACAGCAAGCCTGGCGCTAAAGAGGATTTCATTCCTCAACATATTCCTTTTTCGGAAACTCCTGAGTCAAACCTACCTCATGAAAATGAGCAGATTAAACTGGAAGGCATGGATGGTACAATCATAGTGGAGGAAAAGAAGCACCACTAA